Proteins found in one Helicobacter sp. NHP19-003 genomic segment:
- a CDS encoding ABC transporter permease encodes MWAKFFKPRFALAVCVAPLVFGLVMVVLFYKQIPTRLNIGVVDLDNSHLSHEMVRSLNANSALNVAHFYSGLDQAKPFLASKKIYGVVVLPKNLERQVKLGVQTPVALYYNAEYVLVGKTLMNAFLYTLATLEIKQDVAKNLSIHGDLITAKALAFPLHVNLHALYNEHNNYAQFLLTAILPCVWQILAALGMFNFLQVCNNGREVWAAFGLNTLIFSAWGVLMLFYLKPYNAHWGLSLLSVVLLVVAISSVVLFLYTTIQDPFRTASFIALYTAPSLAFVGVTYPTDNMPALAQFWGALLPATYFIKTTIALDHYQAGLGLALSALSNLAFFALFLPVGLWIFEKRFCRV; translated from the coding sequence ATGTGGGCGAAGTTCTTCAAACCGCGCTTTGCGTTGGCGGTGTGTGTGGCCCCGCTTGTCTTTGGGTTGGTGATGGTGGTTTTGTTTTACAAGCAAATCCCCACGAGGCTTAATATCGGGGTGGTGGATTTAGACAACAGCCATCTGAGCCACGAGATGGTGCGCTCCCTCAACGCAAACAGCGCGCTCAATGTGGCGCATTTTTACAGCGGCTTAGATCAAGCCAAACCCTTTTTGGCGTCCAAGAAAATCTATGGCGTGGTGGTCTTGCCCAAAAATTTAGAGCGGCAGGTCAAACTAGGCGTGCAAACCCCTGTGGCCTTGTACTACAATGCCGAGTATGTTTTGGTGGGTAAAACCTTAATGAACGCCTTTTTATACACCCTTGCCACTTTAGAGATCAAGCAAGATGTCGCTAAAAATCTTAGCATACATGGAGATTTAATCACCGCCAAAGCCCTGGCCTTCCCTCTACATGTAAATTTACACGCCCTTTACAACGAACACAACAACTACGCCCAGTTTTTGCTCACAGCGATCTTGCCCTGTGTGTGGCAAATTTTGGCGGCTTTGGGGATGTTTAACTTCTTGCAAGTCTGTAACAATGGTCGCGAAGTGTGGGCGGCTTTTGGGCTCAACACGCTCATTTTTAGCGCGTGGGGGGTGTTGATGCTCTTTTATTTAAAACCCTACAACGCCCATTGGGGGCTGTCGCTGCTCTCTGTGGTGCTCTTGGTGGTGGCGATCTCTAGTGTGGTGCTTTTCCTTTACACCACCATCCAAGACCCCTTCCGCACCGCCTCCTTCATTGCGCTTTACACCGCCCCCTCTTTAGCCTTTGTGGGCGTAACCTACCCCACAGACAACATGCCCGCCCTAGCGCAGTTTTGGGGTGCGCTCTTGCCCGCCACCTACTTCATCAAAACCACCATCGCCCTAGACCACTACCAAGCGGGTTTGGGTTTAGCCTTGAGCGCGCTGTCTAATTTGGCCTTCTTTGCGCTCTTTTTGCCGGTGGGTTTGTGGATTTTTGAAAAAAGGTTTTGTCGTGTTTAG